Proteins co-encoded in one Papaver somniferum cultivar HN1 chromosome 5, ASM357369v1, whole genome shotgun sequence genomic window:
- the LOC113278545 gene encoding uncharacterized protein LOC113278545, whose protein sequence is MTTMALAPSSSSLSSSHELYTSSLYKSKQFNGNKFLHQSSLCVKKNRISSNNRFRASSSADVPDFLSTDWLESRRKKPFGPKLNFSAEDAVQCQLDALKHNDQPRQDYGVEVMYRFAGFDPFERSTYFGPFFDLGQFERFRRIFHHSTYRVLLGHKEREILSSLWVEENRFKQRIWIRGARPEEEEIFQFTMVQRVGGSWDGYWLTESLLHDGDGFAGGVAY, encoded by the exons ATGACGACGATGGCGTTAGCTCCTTCCTCATCCTCGTTATCATCTTCTCATGAACTCTATACCTCCTCCTTGTACAAATCAAAGCAATTTAATGGCAATAAATTTCTCCATCAGAGCAGCCTCTGTGTCAAGAAGAACCGGATTAGTAGTAATAATCGCTTCAGAGCTTCTTCTTCTGCTGATGTTCCAGACTTTCTTTCTACTGATTG GCTTGAGTCACGGAGGAAAAAACCTTTTGGTCCTAAATTGAAT TTTAGTGCAGAAGACGCGGTGCAATGCCAACTTGATGCATTGAAACACAATGACCAGCCCAGGCAAGATTATGGAGTCGAAGTCATGTATAGG TTTGCGGGGTTTGATCCGTTTGAGAGATCGACGTATTTTGGGCCATTCTTCGACCTAGGACAG TTTGAACGATTTAGGAGGATTTTCCACCACTCTACTTATCGAGTTCTCCTAGGCCACAAGGAAAGAGAGATTTTGAGCAGTCTATGGGTTGAAGAG AACCGTTTCAAACAGAGAATTTGGATACGAGGAGCTCGtccagaagaagaagagatattcCAATTTACAATGGTTCAG AGAGTTGGTGGTTCTTGGGATGGTTATTGGCTGACAGAGAGCCTACTTCACGACGGAGATGGTTTCGCCGGAGGTGTTGCTTATTGA